Proteins from a single region of Synchiropus splendidus isolate RoL2022-P1 chromosome 3, RoL_Sspl_1.0, whole genome shotgun sequence:
- the gphb5 gene encoding glycoprotein hormone beta-5 — protein MHLISMILLLMVGHALCVTMTTTLQSFRGCAVREFSFVAQKPGCRGLRITTEACWGRCHTWEKPVPDPPFIQRHHRVCTYARTRHVTVRLPGCQANVSPLYHYPVALHCHCSTCSTLDTECETF, from the exons ATGCACCTAATCTCAatgatcctcctcctcatggtcGGCCACGCCCTTTGCGTTACCATGACGACCACGTTGCAGTCGTTCCGTGGCTGCGCAGTTCGAGAGTTCTCGTTCGTCGCGCAGAAGCCTGGCTGCAGGGGCCTTCGCATCACCACCGAGGCCTGCTGGGGGCGCTGTCACACCTGGGAG AAGCCAGTTCCAGATCCTCCGTTCATTCAACGTCACCATCGAGTCTGTACGTATGCCCGAACTCGTCACGTGACTGTGCGCCTGCCCGGCTGTCAGGCCAACGTCTCGCCTCTCTACCACTACCCGGTGGCTCTTCACTGTCACTGCAGCACCTGCTCCACCTTGGACACCGAGTGTGAAACTTTCTGA
- the gpha2 gene encoding glycoprotein hormone alpha-2, whose amino-acid sequence MSSSDDIIKAAVLMSSHVSSQLCLLLLPVMSLLLLFSPIGWSYDSLTPGCHLFPVNVTIRSDRRGTCKGTHQVYACVGYCESSAFPSRYSVLVASNFTHNITSASRCCTISRDAKVKVRLDCPRGRHHDEIEIVTAKACRCDMCRRSRY is encoded by the exons ATGTCCtcatctgatgacatcatcaag GCCGCCGTCCTGATGTCCTCTCACGTGAGCTCGCAGCTCTGTCTGCTCCTCCTGccagtgatgtcactgctgctgctcttctctcctATTGGCTGGAGCTACGACAGTCTCACACCTGGCTGCCACCTTTTCC CCGTAAACGTAACCATTCGCAGTGACCGTCGCGGCACGTGCAAAGGCACACACCAGGTCTATGCATGCGTCGGCTACTGCGAGTCCAGCGCCTTCCCGTCCAGATACTCCGTCCTGGTGGCGTCCAACTTCACACACAACATCACATCAGCCTCTCGCTGCTGCACCATCAGCAGAGACGCCAAG GTCAAAGTTCGCCTGGACTGTCCTCGAGGCCGACACCACGATGAGATTGAGATCGTAACAGCGAAGGCATGCCGCTGCGACATGTGCCGCCGCTCGCGATACTGA